Sequence from the Fragaria vesca subsp. vesca linkage group LG4, FraVesHawaii_1.0, whole genome shotgun sequence genome:
CTTTGTTGAAACAGCTAGCAAAACATGTATTTGGAGCTTCAAAAGTTGCAGCCACTTCAAGCACTAAAAAATTAGAGTTGTTGAAGAGCTTGGGTGCTGATTTGGCAATTGACTACACCAAGGAGAACATCGAAGAATTGCCAGAAAAGTTTGATGTTGTCTACGATGCTATTGGTAAGACTGGTACAAGTATACTTGCATGGTGTTGAAGTTAAAAGTAGAGACATCTGAATTATCAGACTATGGCGAGATAGTGACTCGTATCAAAATTACAAAAGATTTTGAATAGTTTATGCAGATTGCAGAATGTCGATTCGTATCAGGATAAAATTTCACCTTCCATTGTTCCATTCTCTTACCTGAAATGAGTTTCTGTTTGTTTTGGTTTTTAACGACGTACAGGTCAATGCGATAAGGCAGTGAAGGTGGTGAAAGAAGGTGGCAGTGTGGTGGCTCTAACAGGTGCAGTAACACCTCCAGGCTTCAGATTTGTAGTGACATCCAATGGTGCTGTCCTGAAGAAATTAAACCCCTATCTAGAGAGTGGGAAGGTGAAGCCAGTGATAGACCCCAAAGGGCCCTTCCCTTTCTCCAAGGTTGTCGAGGCCTTCTCTTACCTCGAAACGAATCGAGCCACTGGAAAGGTAGTCATAGATTCAATTCAATGAGCAGGAAGAAAGAAACAGTGAGGCAATTTTGCAATGTATTACTTTGTGTATACAAAATATGAGTGAAGAACACTTGAATGTATCTGAAGACTGAATAAATGCTAAATACTCCAGTTTGCTGTACATTTATTCACTGTCATCAACGAAATTGTTAGCTGAAAATAAGCAGCAAGTTGTTGATTTTGACCCGAAATGATGCCGCGACGTTGCAAACCATTTCCTCTGACGCCTGGTTTATCATCTATTCCTACCATTTTTAGTGTAAAAAGTCCAATATACCCTAGACGTATCCGATACGTATCTGAGCGTTTTTCGGACGAGCAGATTCCCCGACTGTATAAGTAGGAAAAACGTCTCGGATACGCTAAGGGATATATTGGACCTTTTCTTCTATTCTGGTGTAAAAGGTTCAATATACCATGTCCGTATCCAAGATGTTCTTGAGACATATGCGGCCATATTCGAGCGTTGGTCCGACATATATGAGCAAATCCCGACTATATACATCAGAAAACGCTCGAATACGTCAGGGGTATATTACAAGCTCGTATTTTATCTCTGTTACATTTTCTTAATAATAAGAAACAATTTGAAAGAAGCGAGTCAACCGTTAGAACTCCAGGTCTTAGAACCAGAAAAAAATAGGCCGACTCTTGAATGGAATCAAAAAAATTCCAATCCAAACTCAAATGGTGGATATGCAAGCATGATAACTTATATGTTGTTCTATATCTCCATGAATCTAGGAACTTTTGCTTGCATTGTATCATTTGGTCTACGTACCGGAATTGATAACATTCGAGATTATGCAAGACTATACGCAAAAGATCCTTTTTTTTCTTTTTTAAGAGTAAAACCCAACCTTTGGTATTGTAGCTCAACCCACTCTTACGGAACCCAAGGCCCACTAGGCGGTTTCGGGTACACCTCGGTTGGCCCAATACTCGACGATTCACATAAAACCCTGAGATCTCTAAACACCTCCTTTCCCAAATTCAAAACCAAATCCCTAATGGATCTCCTCCGAGCTTACTCCGACGACCAAAACCCTAACTCCCCAGCCTCCTCCCCCTCACCGGAATCTTCACCTCCACGTCTCCTCCCTCCTAAATCCGCCGCGCCCCAAGTCGACGACACCATGCTCGCACTCACCGTCGCGAAGAATCGCAGCGCAATGACCCGCCCCATCGACCCGACCCAGCACCTCGTCGACTTCAACCCGACCTACGACCAGCTCTGGGCCCCAATCTACGGCCCCTCCCACCCCTACGCCAAGGACGGCCTCGCCCAAGGGATGCGCAACCACAAGCTAGGGTTTGTCGAGGACGCCGCCATCGAGCCTTTCATCTTCGACGAGCAGTACAACACTTTCCAGAACTACGGCTACGCCGCCGACCCCTCCGCCTCCGCGGGTTACAACTACGTCGGCGATATGACCGCATTGCAGAAAAACGACGCCGTTTCGGTGTACAACATCCCCCAGCACGAGCAGAAGAAGCGGAAGATCGAGAAGCGGAAGGAGAATGACGAGGACGGAGACGACAACGCCGAGATGGTGGACCCGGAGGAGGTGGCGAATCCGGCCAGCGAGGCGTGGCTGATGAAGAACAGGAAGAGCCCCTGGGCCGGGAAGAAGGAGGGCCCGCCGGTGGAGCTCACGGAGGAGCAGAAGAAGTACGCGGAGGAGTATGCGAAGAAGAAAGGTGAGGAGAAAGGCGGCGGCGACAAGGGAGAGGCTGTGGTGGAGAAGACTACTTTCCACGGAAAAGAAGAGAGGGACTATCAAGGGAGGTCCTGGATTGCGCAGCCCAAGGATGCCAAGGCTAGTAATGATCACTGTTATATTCCGAAACGGCTTGTGCATACTTGGAGTGGTCACACTAAGGGTGTGAATGCTATTAGGTTCTTCCCGAACTCGGGGCATTTGATACTCTCGGCAGGGTTGGACACTAAGTGCAAGATTTGGGATGTGTCGAATACTGGCAAGTGCATGAGGACTTACATGGGGCATTCTAAGGCTGTTAGGGATATTTGTTTCTCGAATGATGGGAGTAAGTTTTTGAGTGCTGGCTATGATAAGAATATCAAGTATTGGGATACGGAGACTGGGCAGGTGATATCTACATTTTCGACTGGGAAGGTGCCTTATGTGGTGAAGCTTAATCCGGATGATGATAAGCAGAATGTGTTGTTAGCTGGGATGAGTGATAAGAAGATTGTTCAGTGGGATATGAATGAGGGGAAGATTACACAAGAGTATGATCAGCATTTGGGGGCGGTGAATACTATTACGTTTGTTGATAATAATCGGAGGTTTGTTACTTCCAGTGATGACAAGTCTCTGCGTGTTTGGGAGTTTGGGATTCCTGTGGTGATCAAGTATATTAGTGAGCCTCATATGCATTCTATGCCATCGATTTCGTTGCACCCCAATTCGAATTGGCTTGCAGCACAGAGTATGGACAATCAGATTCTTATCTACAGCACTAGGGAGAAGTTTCAGCTCAATAAGAAGAAGAGGTTTGCAGGACATGTTGTAGCTGGGTATGCTTGCCAAGTAAATTTCTCGCCAGACGGACGATTTGTTTTCTCGGGTGATGGTGAAGGTAGATGCTGGTTTTGGGATTGGAAGTCTTGCAAAGTCTTCAGAACTCTCAAATGTCATGAGGGGGTGTGCATTGGGGCTGCGTGGCATCCCTTGGAGCAAAGTAAAGTCGCAACTTGTGGCTGGGATGGCTTGATTAAATATTGGTAAGTAAATTTTCAATCTATAACACTTTAGATCACATTACGATCATTCCTATGTCATATGCACAATGTTTGGTTTTCTGTTTTATTTGGCTAAAATGTCTGCTATACTCATGCTTAATATCTGATAGTGTCAATATTGTGGTTCATTATGTAGTAAGTCTGGATATTTTGCTTCGCTTCGATGTAGGATCCATACCCAATCTTAGGATCATATAGTGACAAAGATGCCCCCATGCCATATACATTAATTATTACCACATGGACAGTTTTTTCATGAAACCAAGTCTATCAACTTTTTTTTCATACTCACATTTTTTTATCAGCAAAGTTCATCTTTTGCCCAATTAATATATGTATACGAGTCGTAACTTTGATTTTGTGTATGTCTTTCAGGGACTAGTCGCAATCAGTTCAGTTTGGTAGACGACCCAGAATTCATGTACCATTTCGGTTCAGTACGCGTGTGATGCCAATGTTCATCTGATCTATCCTTTCTGGGGACTGTGGGACAGAACAATATGTAAAAGATTGCAGGAAAAGTTCGGCCAACATCTTTATCTGGAAAATGACCAATGTCATCCAAGTATGCAGGACATGTACTTGTAAACACAAATCATACTTTTTTGTACTTTATAATTCTGTATCTTTGAAGAGTTTTAGTAGCAAAGGGTTTGTTCCTCTCTTATTGTCTGAAAATACTAAACTCTTCAGTCTTCTCCTTGCTCAGACAGTGTCAAGTCTCGATTGAGCAGTGATGGGTGAAGCTGTGAAGGCAAGTAGACGTAGTTTGATACAGAGCAGAGTCCTGAGAATCATAATTTAATAATATATATATCCTGGTCTAGTAGGGTAATCGAGTCCCAATAGGAATAGGAATACCTTGCTTAATTTCTCTAGCTAGGCTAGGTTTCATACGCTGATCCATATATATATATATATATATATATATATATATATATATATATATCAAGAAGGCAGGAAATAGAAGTATCCAAAATAACTAGCATAGCCTGTGGAAACTAACTTGGTGATGGAGAGGGCACAGAGAATGAAGAGCAGCAACAATAATGCAGAGCTGAGAGTAGTGATGGGTCTATTAGAATTGCCATTAGATATCCTCCTAAACATCCTCTCAAAATTGCCGGCCGAATCACTTTTCCTCATCCGAAGCGTGTCTAAGGCCTTGTTAAACATTGTTGATGACCCCTCTTTTGCTAGAGCACTACGTCACAACGTGCATCTACAAGTGCCGCAACTTATGCTTTTCGATGATCATGGAGGATACTATCGTTGCTCTGCAGGGACGATTCAACTTTTAGCATCACTGCGATCTATGAAATACGATGGCTGCAGGGACTTGACAGAAGGCCGACATGGAATTAGTGTCAGCGTAAGGAGAAAAACAGACAACCGCGAGTGGTCGTATTTCCAAAACGATTTTGTCTTCTGCAACTTGTTTTTCCTGAGAAAATGCAGATATGATGGTGGTGGAAGCCCTTGCTTCTTAGTCAATCCTCTTAGGGGAGGAGAGGTTCTAAGACTTCCAACCTTGAATAAGTATTCCAATGTAAGAAAGGACTGGTATGGTATGGGATTTGATAGTCTAACAAACGCACACAAGATTGTTCGTGTTTCCAGAGTTACTAATGATACGGAGAACCGTCTTGTTACCCAAGTTCTTGTATTAGGCGAGAACTCATGGCGAGAGATACCTTCGGTTCCCCCTGATGACTTGAATTCTAACATTTATACGAAGAACGCATGTGCCAATGGAGACATGCATTGGTTAATTTGGTTAATTAGAGAGAAGAAGGGAAATAGTGAAGAAACATACCACATAATTTCTTTCGACTTCAAGAGAGAAGAGTTCTATTGGACTCCTCATCCCTTGTTAGAAAGCTCGAACGTACGAGTCGAGTGGACAAAGTTACAGTTGCTTACTCTAAGAGGATCTCTGGCCCTGGTGTGTGCTTCATCATCAGAAGCTGGGGCGGCGGATATTGAGATATGGGTGTTGAAAGATTATGATAAAAAAGAGTGGACGCGAGATTACATCATAAACAGCAAACATTTTAGTATTCATGGTTCTTGCCATGAATGGGAGCATGGCATATTTTTCGATACGAATATGGATACAGTCTTTGTGGATCTCAATTGTTTTTCTGTGAATCGTATAAAATACCGTGCTACCATCTTGAGCTATACTTGGAGCTTGGTTTCCTTGAACGAATATGGCAATTTGGTTAAAGATCTAGCTGAAGAACCATCAGAGTATGGAGGCCTGGAAAGTTATAACAAATTGACTTATACTTTCGATAGGTACATTCTGAGAAATTCTACAATTCATCAAAAATATTATGTATTTCCTAGCTTATTTACGATGATTTGATTCTCTTAATTTAGAAAGGAAGGAAACCTGGCTATTGCTTTTAGGTATATCTAGTGAAGCATTTCAAACATTGATGGTCAAAACAGATTAGTCTTTCTTGTCGTATGAGGATGACAGTGCTGCTGGAGGTGGAAATAAACAACAGGAAACTAAGGCAAGCACCCTATATGCAGTCCATTCATTCTCTCCTAATTCTCTTTTAGCTATTCTCATTCTATGTACTTAAATTTATTATAAATGGTCCGGTACTCTTCAATTTTTTATCCCATTAAAACCAACTGGACAAGCAAATCACATCAAATCTAAGCACAACACTGTCTAATCACTAACAATTCCAAACCGCGAACCGAAAAATCACAATGCAAGTGACTAAATAGGCAAAGCCAAACGCATCAGCCATTCTATGAGGCATTGAGATCATATCTGTGGGAGATAGTTGGGAGTGTCAAGTCGTATGGAATCGGCATTCTCCTTACGGGTGCTTACATTCTTCAGAACAGAGATTCCAGTGAATGGCAACTTGACAAGCATGTTGATGATTTTGGCTCCCAAAGTTGTCCAATTACGACATGCTGAGACTGCAGGCATTGTGGATTGTATTATATCAAAGACTCGAACCTGCTCTTGGTCCAGCATAACACAGTTGGGATTGGGAGTTTGATTTCTCCTCCTTGACATTTTATTCTCCTTCTGTACATCTGTGTTTCTCAATTGTTTTCATCGAATGTAAATGGTTCATCTTGCTTTACTTGTGTATCTTGAAGAGTTTATTTTTTATTTTTTGGTTACAAAAAAGTTTAGGTGAGAGCTTGGTTATGTTACACCACCATCGTCAGGGCAAACCTACAACCTCAACCTTGAAAAACTGACAATGGACACATATCTGTCACACCAGCCTCTAAATATGGATTTCCACATGAAAATTTACAGATCGCAAACCAACAAACCTTGTTAGCAGTGGAGATCAAACTTAGATGATGGCTCCACCACAAATCTGCTCTTGCCAACTGAACCACAAATCTGCTCTTGCCAACTGAGCCAAACCTCCTGCGCCCAAAAAATGAATTAAAAAAAAAAAAAAAAAACAGCAAAACGACGTCGCTTTATATTTACGAATTACCAGTAAAACCTAGTAAATTGGCAGCTAGTCTCAGAACTTGACAGAGAAATGGCGACGGAGATGAGCTGCGTGTGGATGAGACGAATCCTGCTAAGACCGAACCCTCCCATGCCCTCTCAATTCTTAAACCACTCACCACCGCTTCTCATTCCTCTCGTCTCCTCCCACCGCCTCTCCTTTTCTACTGCCACCGCCGCTTGCTCTCTCCCCGATACTCTCGCCACCGTCGACGACGACGCCTCCTCCACTCCTCCGTTTACTTCTCCGAACAAAAGCTCCAAGGTGCTTCTCAAAGGGATGCGATACCATGAGCTTGAGGTAATTAGTACTAATTACATTTCGAATTAGTTTTTACTTAGTTAATCATGATTACGTGACTAATAATTGTGATGATTTACCAGAAATGGGTTCAATCACAAGGCTACCGGCCCGGGCAAGCTATGATGCTGTGGAAGCGTCTCTACGGGAATGATGTATGGGCGCATCATAGTGATCAGTTGGAAGGTTTTGATTCAATTCCATTCTTTGAGTAGTAATGTCGTTTTCGTAAGCGAAATTGATGAGTTGTGATCATGTTGATAGGTTTGAACAAGGATTTTAGGAAGATGTTGAGTGAGAATGCCGAGTTTAAGGCGTTGTGTTTGAAGGAAATTGTTACCGCGGCGGATGGAACTAGGAAGGTACATGAAATTGTTGAGTTTTGTCCCTGCAATGCTACCTTATGTGTAGGAGTTAAGAACTGTGATGGTTATTGTTACGTTTTGTTTGAGAACCTTATCATTGATTGTGAAACTCGCAGGAGGTTTCAGATTTTATTCACGTTGGAAGATGGGATGGTGATTGAGACCGTTGTTATACCTTCCGATAGTAGGAGGAATACTGTTTGTGTTTCGAGTCAAGTGGGCTGTGGCATGAACTGCCAGTTTTGCTACACTGGCAGGCAAGCATACTTCTCCTCTGCAAGCTTTGAATACTTAGTGCTGCTTCATTTATTAGACTGCCTAGAAGAAATGTTGGTTCTAAGTCTTCTCATTTTGCAGGATGGGTCTAAGGAGACATCTGACTGCTGCTGAGATTGTAGAACAGGCTGTATTTGCGCGATCCCTGCTCACAAGTGAAGTTGGAAATATTTCCAATGTTGTATTCATGGTAGGTAATTAAGGTTACATTTTCAAAAGAATAGGAGCTTTCTTAATCATGAAAAGATGCAAATATCTTTTGCTTATAGTAAAACGATGCTAGTTATTATATTCTGGACCCCAAAGTGCTATTACTGAACCTTCGTTTACGTATCTTGTGCTAATATAGGTCACTTAAACATAACTTTATACATCTGCTAACAGGGCTAACTTTGTATTTCCAGGGAATGGGAGAACCACTTCACAACATTGACAATG
This genomic interval carries:
- the LOC101309148 gene encoding pre-mRNA-processing factor 17-like, with amino-acid sequence MDLLRAYSDDQNPNSPASSPSPESSPPRLLPPKSAAPQVDDTMLALTVAKNRSAMTRPIDPTQHLVDFNPTYDQLWAPIYGPSHPYAKDGLAQGMRNHKLGFVEDAAIEPFIFDEQYNTFQNYGYAADPSASAGYNYVGDMTALQKNDAVSVYNIPQHEQKKRKIEKRKENDEDGDDNAEMVDPEEVANPASEAWLMKNRKSPWAGKKEGPPVELTEEQKKYAEEYAKKKGEEKGGGDKGEAVVEKTTFHGKEERDYQGRSWIAQPKDAKASNDHCYIPKRLVHTWSGHTKGVNAIRFFPNSGHLILSAGLDTKCKIWDVSNTGKCMRTYMGHSKAVRDICFSNDGSKFLSAGYDKNIKYWDTETGQVISTFSTGKVPYVVKLNPDDDKQNVLLAGMSDKKIVQWDMNEGKITQEYDQHLGAVNTITFVDNNRRFVTSSDDKSLRVWEFGIPVVIKYISEPHMHSMPSISLHPNSNWLAAQSMDNQILIYSTREKFQLNKKKRFAGHVVAGYACQVNFSPDGRFVFSGDGEGRCWFWDWKSCKVFRTLKCHEGVCIGAAWHPLEQSKVATCGWDGLIKYW
- the LOC101304572 gene encoding F-box/kelch-repeat protein At3g06240-like — translated: MERAQRMKSSNNNAELRVVMGLLELPLDILLNILSKLPAESLFLIRSVSKALLNIVDDPSFARALRHNVHLQVPQLMLFDDHGGYYRCSAGTIQLLASLRSMKYDGCRDLTEGRHGISVSVRRKTDNREWSYFQNDFVFCNLFFLRKCRYDGGGSPCFLVNPLRGGEVLRLPTLNKYSNVRKDWYGMGFDSLTNAHKIVRVSRVTNDTENRLVTQVLVLGENSWREIPSVPPDDLNSNIYTKNACANGDMHWLIWLIREKKGNSEETYHIISFDFKREEFYWTPHPLLESSNVRVEWTKLQLLTLRGSLALVCASSSEAGAADIEIWVLKDYDKKEWTRDYIINSKHFSIHGSCHEWEHGIFFDTNMDTVFVDLNCFSVNRIKYRATILSYTWSLVSLNEYGNLVKDLAEEPSEYGGLESYNKLTYTFDRTEIPVNGNLTSMLMILAPKVVQLRHAETAGIVDCIISKTRTCSWSSITQLGLGV